One Acetobacter oryzoeni genomic window, GGCAGCAGCGCCAAAAGATGCTCCCAAGCTGATTGCGTTTGAGAGCGTTTATTCCATGGACGGTGATATTTCCGATATTGCCGGAACCTGCGCGCTTGCCCGCAAATACAATGCCCTGACCTATCTGGATGAAGTGCATGCCGTGGGCCTGTACGGTCAGGAAGGCGGCGGTGTTTCCCAGCGCGATGGTGTGGCCGATCAGGTTGATATTATCGAAGGTACACTGGCCAAAGGCTTTGGCGTGCATGGCGGTTACATTACGGCTTCTGCTGAAATTGTAGATTTCCTGCGCTCTACAGCTTCTGGCTTTATCTTCACCACAGCTCTGCCGCCACCGGTTGTGGCCGGAGCACTTGCCAGTGTGCGCAAGGTGCGTGCGGAAAACTGGCGGCGCGAATCCATTTTTGAGCGCGTGAACACGTTCCGTCACCGCCTGCGGGCTGCCGGTGTGCCATTTACCATGACACCCAGCCATATTGTGCCCATTCCCATTGGAGATGCAGAGCGTTGCAAACGTATTTGCCGCCGCTTGCTGACCGAATATGGGCACTATGCAACACCCATCAATTATCCGACCGTGCCGCAGGGCACGGAGCGCCTGCGCCTTACGCCGGGGCCGTTCCACACAGATGAGATGATGGATGATCTAATTAACGCGCTGGGTGTACTGCTGCGTGAAGAAGGCGTTATGCCAGCACGTCAGGCAGCCTGTTCGGCCGCGTAAGAAAAACCATTACGGCGGGAAGGGCGAAAGCCTACACCCGCCGTAATAGAGGGTTAGTGGTTGCTTTTCAGCTTATCCACGGCAGCTTTAAGTTCAGATAAAGAAACTGCA contains:
- the hemA gene encoding 5-aminolevulinate synthase, whose amino-acid sequence is MPRPFLTRSEEKVSVGAIKNARHPFYDHCHQALDQIKHQGRYRTFTPLARQAERFPLYEEAVRDLPQGREVIVWSTNDYLGMGVVPEVQDAAIAAIREHGAGAGGTRNIAGTSPLHTQLEAELASLHGKEAGLLFISGYVSNQASLQTILTSMPGWICFSDRLNHASMIAGIKGARGSQTVIYEHNDLKDLEEKLAAAPKDAPKLIAFESVYSMDGDISDIAGTCALARKYNALTYLDEVHAVGLYGQEGGGVSQRDGVADQVDIIEGTLAKGFGVHGGYITASAEIVDFLRSTASGFIFTTALPPPVVAGALASVRKVRAENWRRESIFERVNTFRHRLRAAGVPFTMTPSHIVPIPIGDAERCKRICRRLLTEYGHYATPINYPTVPQGTERLRLTPGPFHTDEMMDDLINALGVLLREEGVMPARQAACSAA